One Synechocystis sp. LKSZ1 genomic window, AATGTTAAACCAGCGCTGTAGCGGTATCTTATTGCATCCCACTTCCCTCCCCGGTCGTTTTGGCATCGGGGATCTCGGGGAAGAAGCCTACTGTTTTGTAGATTTCCTGGCCCAGAGTGGCCAAAGTATTTGGCAAATTTTACCCCTAGGGCCAACGGGCTTTGGCAATTCGCCCTACCTCTGCTACTCGGCTTTGGCCATTAATCCCCTACTGATTAGTCCTGAGAAGCTTGTTGAAGACCAGCTTTTACCCCCGGAAATTTTGGAGCAGATCCCGGAATTTCTCAATGCTCGTATTGATTTTGAGGCGGTTCGGGCCTATAAAATGCCCTTGTTTCAACAGGCCTGGGCTCGGTTTAAAAACCAGGTAGGGCCGGACTTAACGGCAGAGTTGCAACAATTTTGTCAGAGCCAAGCGGACTGGCTCGCAGACTATGCTCTCTTTATGGCCCTCAAGGAAGCCTTAGCCGGTAGTAGTTGGCATACTTGGGACATTGCCCTGGCCCAGCGTCATCCCGAGGCCTTGGCCCAATGGCGAGAACAGTTAGCGGAGGAAATAGCCTATCAGCAATTTTTGCAATTTATCGGTTTCCGGCAGTGGCAGGCTCTGAAAACCTACGCGAATCAGCGCCATATTGCTATTTTCGGCGATATTCCCATCTATGTCGCCCACGACAGCGCTGACGTCTGGGCCAATCCGGATAACTTTTGTCTGAATCCGGAAACCGGAGAAGCGGCCCTGATGGCGGGTGTGCCACCGGACTATTTCAGTGAAACGGGCCAACTTTGGGGTAATCCTGTCTATAGCTGGCCCGCCTTGCAAAAAACCCAGTTTGCCTGGTGGGTCAAGCGCTTCCGGGCCATTCTGCAGTATGTTGATATTGTTCGCATCGATCATTTTCGGGGTTTCGAGGCCTATTGGGCCGTCCCGGAAGGTGAAACAACAGCTATGAACGGGACTTGGGAAATGGCCCCTGGTCGGGAATTTTTCCAAGTTCTACAGCAGGAGTTGGGAGAAGACTTACCCATTGTGGCGGAGGATTTAGGGGTGATTACTGCAGAGGTCGAGGCCCTGCGGGATGATTTTGACTTTCCAGGCATGAAGGTTCTCCATTTTGCCTTTGACTCTGACCGAGACAATCCCTTTCTCCCTTTTAACTATATCAACCCTAATTGCATTGTCTATACCGGCACCCACGACAACGATACGACGGTGGGCTGGTTCTACGGCCGGTCAGAAGAGGAACAAAAGCGGGTCACAGATTACCTCGGCTGTGTCTGTCCCGAAGGTATCCATTGGAGTCTAATCCGCCTCGCCATGGGGTCAGTGGCCCGGATCGCCATTTTTCCCCTCCAGGATATTCTGGGCTTTGGTAACGATACCCGCATGAACCTACCGGGAACTGCAGAGGGCAATTGGGGCTGGCGCTACCACCCTGACCACCTAACAACAGATCTCGCCAATCATCTGGACTTTGTGACGACGCTCTACGGCCGCAAGGTTCATTATCCTGAGGCTACCCCAGAGGCCTAGGACGACGCCTGGGGCGTTTCTCAATGGGCCATTCTCGGAACAACCTCCAACGGGCAAGTTAAGATAGAGGACAGTCTTTAACCTTACTGTCCTTGGCATGCGTCAACGTCTCCTCCCTTCTACCCAGCGCCGGTTTTCATCTCGCTCCCGCTTTTGGGGTCAGTGGCTGGCTAGTTTGGCCCTGGTGCCGGCCCTCTTGACAACGGCTCCAGGCCTAGCCCAGGAAAACTCAGCCATGGGGAGTGGCAAAAACAACCTCACCTACGGTCAACTCTTTCAGGACATTAAGGCCAACAAGGTTAGCAAGGTTGAAATTGACCCCAACCTACAGATTGCTTCGGTAACCTTAAAGGGCCAACCCCAGGACGCTAAACCCAAAACGGTACGCCTGTTTAAAACCAATCCTGAATTGATCGAACTACTCAAGGAAAGCAATGTCACCTGGGGCATTCGCCGCACGCCCGACCATTCCGCTTTGTTTGGACTCTTAACCCATGTCCTGATCGTGGTTATTTTAATTGGCTTAATTGCCATTGTGATCCGTCGCTCAGCCAATATGTCCGGCCAGGCCATGAGTTTTGGGAAGTCCCGGGCCCGTTTCCAGATGGAGGCCAAAACCGGTATCGGCTTTGGCGATGTGGCCGGTATCGACGAGGCTAAAGAAGAACTCCAGGAAGTAGTGACTTTCCTCAAGCAACCGGAAAAATTTACCGCCATTGGGGCCAAGATTCCTCGGGGCGTTTTATTGATTGGCCCACCAGGAACGGGAAAAACTCTTTTGGCCAAGGCCATTGCCGGAGAAGCGGGAGTACCCTTTTTCAGTATTTCTGGCTCAGAATTTGTGGAGATGTTTGTGGGGGTCGGGGCCTCTCGTGTCCGCGATCTGTTTAAAAAGGCCAAGGAAAACGCGCCCTGCCTCATTTTTATTGATGAAATCGATGCGGTAGGTCGTCAGCGGGGGGTCGGCTACGGCGGAGGCAACGACGAACGGGAACAAACCCTCAATCAACTGCTCACGGAAATGGACGGCTTTGAGGGCAACAGCGGCATTATTGTGATCGCCGCTACTAACCGGCCTGATGTGTTGGATACGGCCCTATTACGGCCCGGTCGGTTTGACCGTCAAGTCACGGTAGACTATCCCGACCTCGACGGACGCCATAAAATCCTAGCCATCCACGCCCAAAACAAAAAAATTGCCCCAGAGGTGGAACTGGCCACCATTGCTCGCCGTACCCCTGGCTTTACCGGAGCCGATCTGGCCAACGTAATGAATGAGGCCGCTATTTTCACGGCCCGTCGTCGGAAGGAAGCGATCACCATGGCGGAGGTCAACGATGCCATTGACCGGGTGGTCGCTGGCATGGAAGGGACGCCCCTGGTAGATAGCAAGAGTAAGCGTTTGATTGCTTACCATGAAGTGGGCCATGCCCTGATCGGTACCCTCTGCCCTGGCCACGATCCCGTAGAAAAGGTGACGCTGATCCCCCGCGGCCAGGCCCGGGGCCTAACCTGGTTTACCCCCGATGAAGAACAGAGCCTAATGACGCGCAGTCAACTGATTGCTCGCATTGCCGGTTTACTGGGAGGCCGGGTGGCCGAAGAAGTTATCTTTGGGGCGGATGAGGTTACCACGGGGGCCGGTAACGACATCGAAAAAATCACCTACCTGGCCCGGCAAATGGTGACTAAGTTGGGAATGTCTTCCCTCGGTCTCGTGGCCCTGGAAAATGAAGACGGCACCAATTATCTAGGAGGCGATTGGGGCAAACGTTCCGAATATTCCGAGGAGATTGCTGCTCGCATTGATAAAGAAATTCGCTGGATTGTGGAAGCAGCCCATCGTCGGGCTATCCAAATTTTGGAGGATAATCGGGCCTTGATGGATCGTTTGGTTGATCTTCTGATTGAGCAAGAAACCATTGAAGGTGAACAGTTCCGGCAATTGGTGGCGGAATTTCATCCCCTACCCGACCTCAAGACCATGACCCCGGTCTAGGCTATGAAGAAATCTGCCAATAAGGCCTTTCTGCCCCAAAAACCCTGTCTGGTTTGTGGCCGGCCCTTTACCTGGCGCAAAAAATGGGCCGACTGTTGGGAAGCGGTGAAATACTGTTCCGAACGCTGTCGCCGTCGCCGTTCTTCGGCAGGCCAAGAATCGGGCTAAGATGGAGCCAGTCCCCTCTCTAGCAACCTCATGACCTTTGGTTCCGAACCGGCTCCGATTCTTCAGCAACGTCTCCACTACCAAGGCCGTAAATTTAGCTTTGATGTTAGCCGTCGTCGTTTACCTAATGGGGTCGAAGGGGAGTGGGAATGTATTCGCCATCCCGGTGGGGCCTTGGCGGTTCCCGTCACCGATGATAATCTGTTGATTCTGGTTAAGCAGTACCGCGTTACAGTTCAGGGCCGACTGTTAGAATTTCCTGCCGGTACCGTCGAACCGAACGAAGACCCCGCAGAAACGATTAAGCGGGAACTAGAAGAAGAAACAGGCTATCGGGCCCATCGTTGGCGGCCCATTGGGAAGTTTCCCCTGGCCCCGGGTTATTCCGATGAATATATCTATGCCTTTTTGGCCCAGGAACTAGAGCGTTTGGCCGAGCCACCGGATCAAGACGAGGACGAAGATATTGAAGTCGTTCTGCTCACCTTTGAAGAATTTGAGCAGGCCATTGCCGCAGGAGAACCCATTGATGCCAAAACCATCACCAGCTATTTCTGGATGCGCTACCTGCTTTCCTAGATTTCAATGAAGGCGGTGGAGTCACGAAGGCACTGCTGATAACGCTTCCTTCGGCCCTTGCTAAAGCAACAGTCCCGTAAATTTTGGCAATGTTTCTTCATAGGTCTTCACAGCATTGGGCTGGTATTTTGCGAGACATTACATAGACGATCCGGGAGATTCATTCCTTCGCTAGGCTCAGATCAACCCACCTCAAGACTGGATTGAATATGAGTCAAAACTCGATGGAAAACCTGCGGAATGTTGCTTTGGTTGGCCCCTACGGCAGTGGCAAGACGACCCTTTTAGAAAGCCTGCTCTGGGTGACGGGCAAGGTGACTCGTAAAGGATCAATCAAGGAAGGTAATACAGTTGGAGATGCGAGCCCAGAGGCGCGGGCCCGGGCCATGGGAGTTGAAGTCAACGTTGCCAGTTTAAATTGGGATGACCTGGCGCTGACCATCCTAGACTGTCCGGGTTCCATTGAATTTGCCCAGGAAACCTACAATGCTTTGGTGGGGGCCGGTTCAGCGGTGGTGGTTTGTGAGGCTGATGTGAGTCGAGTCTTGACCCTGGCCCCGTTGTTTAAATTTTTGGATGATTGGGAAATTCCTCACCTGGTGTTTATTAACAAAATGGATCGGGCCAAAAATAGCTTTCTAGAAATCCTCCAGGCCTTGAAAACCATTTCTAGTCGTCCCCTGGTGCCGCAACAATATCCCATTCACCAAGGCGATGACTTGATTGGCTATATTGATCTCGTGACCGAGCAGGCCTACCACTACCATCCCCAGTCCCCGGCTGATCCAGTGCCGCTCCCTCCAGAGCTTGAGGAAGAAGAGCACCTCACCCGTCAGGAAATGCTAGAGGCCCTGGCGGAATTTGATGACCATCTCCTGGAAGAACTGTTGGAAGACATTGCTCCACCCCAGGCCGAAATTGAAAAAGACCTGAAATGGGAATTGGGGGCCGATTTAATTGTGCCGGTACTGTTGGGGGTTGCCGACCAAGACTACGGCGTTCGTCCCCTGCTGGAGATCCTAAAACGAGAAGCCCCAGCCCCCTCCCTCACGGCAGAACGACGAGGCCTGACGATGACAGAGGCCGACGAACCCATTGTGCAAGTCCTTAAAACCTACTTCACGTCCCAGGGAGGCAAGCTATCCTTGGTGCGGGTTTGGCAGGGAATGCTCCAGGAAGGGGGCCTGTTGAATGGAGTTCGTCCTGGCGGTATCTATCGTCTCTTTGGCCAACAACAGCAACCGATCACCCAGGCCCAGGTTGGGGAAGTGGTGGCCCTGGGCCGGTTAGAAGGTATTCAAACCGGGGATACCTTATCTTCCCAGACAGGGATCGAGCCTCTACCCCAGGCCGCTATCCTAGAGCCGGTCTATGCCCAGGCTATCCTGGCTGAAAATCGTCGGGACGAAGTTAAATTAAGTGCGGCCCTGGCTAAGTTAGTCGAAGAAGACCCGGCCCTGCGATGGGGCCAGGAACCAGAGACGAAGGAAGTTGTCCTCTGGGGCCAGGGAGAAATTCATCTCCAGGTGGCCCTCGACCGACTCCGCCGCAAGTATAATTTGCCTCTCCAGGCCCATGACCCCCAAACGCCTTATAAGGAAACCATTCGCCAGAGCGGCAAAGTTCATGGTCGTTACAAGCATCAAACGGGCGGACACGGGGCCTTTGGTGACGTTTACCTGGCCCTGGAACCCCTAGAACGGGGGGCCGGTTTTCGCTTTGAAGAAACCATTGTGGGCGGTGTTGTACCCAAGCAGTACATCCCTGGGGTAGAAATGGGGGTGCGGGAATTTTTGGCCAAGGGGCCCTTGGGTTTTCCGGTGGTGGATATTGCTGTCACCCTCACCGATGGTTCTTACCATAGTGTGGATAGCTCCGAGCAGGCCTTTAAACAAGCGGCCCGGTTGGCGATGACGGAGGGAATGCCCCAATGTCAGCCGCTGTTACTGGAGCCGATTCTGAGTGTTAATATTGCTACCCCATCGGAGTTTACAGCCAAGGTTCTGCAATTGGTGAGTGGGCACCGGGGCCAGATTTTGGGGTATGAACCCCGCAGTGATTGGAAGGCCTGGGATCAGGTTTCGGCCTATCTACCCCAGGCGGAAATGCAGACTTTCATTGTGGAATTGCGTTCCCTATCCATGGGAGTAGGAACCTTTACTTGGCAGTACGACCATCTTCAGGAGGTTCCCGAAAAGCTGACTCAGAGCGTGCTGGCGGGCCAGGCTAATGGCAACGGTAAGGCCTAGGGCCTCGATCCGGCCTGGGGGCTTGCGGGACTTGCCATGACTCCCAAAGTGGCCCCTATCCTAAAAAATGAGGGGCCTGACTTGTGTTTTTTCCTAAGGTTCATTGACCTACCTACAAAAATAGCCCTTCCCAAAAATTCTCCAAAGAACCGTGGCAAGAGCTAGAAGCAATAGTGGTAACGAACTAATTAGAGGGTTTAGACGACGCTAAACACGATGACAAAGCCGAGCACCGCCGCAAAGACGATCAGGGCATAGAATTGGGCGCGGCCATTTTCTAGATATTTCAGGCCTTCACCACTGACGAGGGTGACGAGACCGGTTAGGTTAACCGCCCCATCAATGACCTTGTAGTCAACTTCCATGATTTGTCGGGCCAGGCGACGGGAGCCTTGCACAAAAACACGGTCATAGACATCGTCGAAATACCATTTGTTCAGGGAAAAACGGTATAAAACGGGGAATTTTTCGGCAATGCTGGCCGGGTCAATTTTCCCTTGTAGGTACATCAAAATCGCCACGCTAATACCAATTAAGCCGATGCCGATGGAGCTACCGGCCATGATGTAGAATTCATTCCAATCAAAGTGGGTGACGGCTTCGACCACTTCTCCAGGGGCATGGATAAAGGCCTCAAATTGGTTGGCCCAGGGCCGGCCAATCAGGCCAATCAATACCGAGGGCACTGCCAGGGCCATCAGAGGAAAGGTCATGGTCAGGGGCGATTCGTGGGGTTCATGGCTATGGCCGTGGTCGTCGTGGCTGGCCTCATCGTGATCGAGTTCCCGCACATCCATGGCACCCGGGCCAAAGGCCGGTAACAGGTCATAGAAATCCAACACCTTATTTTTTAAGGCCGAGTCGTTGCCGCGAAAAGACCCTTCAAAGGTCATAAAGTACATGCGGAACATATAGAAAGCGGTTAGACCAGCCGTTCCCCAACCAATGGCCCAGAGGGCCGGATTAGCCGCGAAGGCCAGGCCTAGAATTTCATCCTTCGACCAAAAGCCTGCGAAGGGAGGAATACCGCAGATAGCCAGGGTACCGATCAGAAAACAAGTGGCCGTAATCGGCATATATTTCCGTAGGCCGCCCATGATGCGCATATCCTGGGCCAGCACCGGGTCGTGACCAACCACCGCCTCCATACCGTGGATGACTGAACCGGAGCAGAGGAAAAGCATGGCCTTGAAGTAGGCGTGGGTCATCAGGTGAAACAGACCAGCGGAATAGGCCCCAATGCCCATGGCCATGACCATATAGCCCAACTGGGAAATGGTGGAATAGGCCAGGCCTTTTTTGATGTCATTTTGGGTCAAGGCAATGGTGGCCCCCAGAAAGGCTGTAAAACAGCCTGTCCAGGCAATCACGTTCATTACCGCCGGGATGGGCTCAAACACTGGGTACATGCGAGCCACCAGGAAAACCCCTGCCGCCACCATCGTTGCCGCATGGATCAGGGCCGAAATCGGGGTCGGGCCCTCCATTGCATCGGGCAACCAGACATGGAGGGGAAACTGGGCCGATTTGGCCACAGGGCCAAGAAAGATCAGAATGGCGAATAGAGCGGCAATCGTCCCACTCAAGCTACCGGAGGCCACCAAGGTTTCTAAACGTTCCCCCGCAACCCCAAAATCAAAACTATTGGTGGCCCAGTAAAGACCGAGAATCCCCAACAGGAGACCAAAGTCCCCCACCCGGTTGGTGACAAAAGCCTTCTGGCAGGCATCGGCTGCGGCCTTGCGGTCATACCAAAAGCCGATCAGCAGGTAGGAACACATCCCCACCAATTCCCAGAAGATATAGACCTGGACAAGGTTGGGGCTAATCACCAACCCCAGCATGGAGGAAGCAAATAAACTTAAATACGCATAAAAACGAACATAGCCAGGGTCGTGGGCCATGTAGCCATCGGTGTAGATCATCACCAACAGCGCGACGGTCGTGACAATCACTAACATCAACGCGCTGAGGTGGTCGATGACGTAGCCCATTTGTAAATGGAAACTTCCTGCAGAAGCCCATTCCACCATTTGGGAGTAGCTGTTGTGACCCTGGAGTTGGCTCCACAGCAGGCCACCAGAAAGCACCATGGCCGTACCTAAACAGAAGATGATGAACACTGCATTCAACTGCCGTAGTCCATTAGTCATCTGGTTAAAAGAGATGAGTCCAATGCCGACTACCGCCGCTCCGATCAGGGGGAGTAGGGGGATTAGCCAGGCATACTGGTAAAGCAGTTCCATTATTTAATACCTACTTGCAAATCTAGTCCTTATTGTATGGACACCGCCCCCATTGTGGCACAAACCTCCCCGCAAGATTGATGATTTCTATGGGGTTGTTGTCTTCTGGAAGGATGCCATAATCAAACCATTCCGTCACCATATCCCTGCCCATGTCTGCTGACCTAGAAACCCTTTTGGATTTAGCCCTCAAAGCTGGAGCTGATGCGGCGGAGGTTTACCAGGCCTCGTCCCTCTCCCATCCCGTTTTTTTTGAAGCTAACCGTCTCAAGCAGTTAGAAACGGTTGAATCCGAGGGCCTGGCCCTGAGACTGTGGCGGGAAGGTCGTCCGGGACTAGCGGTGGCCTATGGCCCCATTGATCCTCAGCGGCTTGTGGGGAAGGCCTTGGAATTAGCCGCCCTCAATGACCCCGAAGAACCAGCTCTGGCCCCACCCCGTCGGAATTGGCACTCTTCCTTGGGGGAATCTGTTTCAGTGGAAAATTTGATCGATATTGGCAAGGCTACCATTGCGGCCCTGCGCTCGGCCTATCCTGAGGTCATCTGTGGCGGAGAACTGAGTTGCGAGACAGAAAAAACACGCCTCCTCAATAGTCAGGGCCTGGATTGCCAGATTGAAGAGACCAGTGTTAGCTACTATTTCGGCGTGGAATGGATACGGGGAGAGGATTTTCTCGCGGTCTATGACGGTGATTACGGCCGCGGGGCCTTTACGACCGACGAGGTGATTGCCCAACTGCTCCAACGACTCCATTGGGCCAAGGCCCTGGCTCCGAGCCCTACCGGAAAACTGCCCGTACTTTTCACCAGTAATGCCGCCTCCCTACTTTGGGATACGGTGGCCGCGGCCCTCAATGGTAAACGGGTGTTAGAGGGGTCTTCCCCCTGGAGTGAGCGTCAAGGGCAGGGGGTGGTCTCTCCCCTAATTAGCTTGGCTCAGGACCCGAACCTCAGTCCCTACGATTGTCCCTTTGACGATGAGGGCACCCCCACCCAGGCCTATTCCCTGATCCAACGGGGCCAACTCCAGCAGTTTTATAGTGACCGGATGACGGCCCGTCGTCTCGGCCAACTCCCTAGCGGCAACGGTTTCCGGCCTGGCCTGGAGTATTATCCTGTCCCGAGTTTAGTCAATTTAGTCGTGGCCCCTGGCCAAGAAGATGGGCAAAGTCTACTGCAAGCCTTGCCCCAGGCCTTGATCGTGGCTCAAATTTTAGGGGACGGAGCCGATCTGTCCGGCGATTTTTCCGTCAATGTGGATTTGGGCTATGCTGTTGCTGACGGGGAAGTTCTGGGACGGGTTAAGGACACCATGATCGCGGGCAATGTCTATCAACTTTTAAACCAAGTTATCGCTGTGGGCAATGACCGTCGTTGGCAAGGTTCCTACTATACCCCTTCTCTTTTAATTGATGGGGTTGCCATTGTTGCCTAAACAGCATTAACTAACAGTTCGATTTACCTTTTATCAAAAAAGATCTCTATATTGAGCGTCTAAATAGCTAGGGCCGGCCTGATGGACTTTGAGCCCAACGCCAGCGTCGATGCTGAAACATGAATAGCCCCGTGAGCAATAAAAGGGCCGGAACAAGGCTACTTAGGACATAAATAAAGTGGGTCAACCAGCCACCAAAATGACCAATGGGCAAAATATACTGGGCCGCCAAAATCCGTGGGGCTAGGGGAAGCCATCCTCGCATTTTTAGACTTTAGGATGGCCCCGCTGTATTGATCAAAAAAGATAAAAATATCCTTGTTAAAGGCATTTTCTTAGAGAAAAATTGACAATCATTGGTTTTGATTTTCTAGGATCAAACCAACAAAACTTACTTCCTTCTCAGTCAATTATGCTATAAGGGCTAGTAACACCATCTTTATTTCAATGCCACCACCCACTCAATGGGGATAGGGTATTTATGTCTTTGAATCTTACCAACCGTCTCTCGGCCATTACCCAAGACAGCGCAGGAACGACCCATGTTGTTTGGTTAGAAGGAACGAATATTTGGCACGCGGTTTATGATCCCATTTCCCAAACCTGGAAAGATGCCCAGGCCATTGTCAATACTGCCGGTCAGCATATCCGCAGTCTCAATCTGATTGCAGATTCAGGGTTAATTATCGAATCTGGAACTAGTAGTGGCAATACTAGTACGCTCATCCCAGGTCTGGCAGTGGTTTATCAAGAAGGCCGGGAAAACGACAGTAACTTTTTCCATACCGCCGCCCAATATAACGCCAATGGGAATCTGCAATGGTTACCTAGTCCCCAGGCCCTGACTGCGGATCAAGTGGGTGATTTAGAACCTCGGGCGGTGGCAGATAACGGTTTTGTGACGGTGGTAGGGCAAAAGGTTGATCTCGTCAAAGCCCAAAACCAAGCCATTCGAGAAGATGCGGATTTGTACTCTCAAGCGTTTCAAATTTACAGTAACCAATTCCCCACAACCCCATCAGCCCTAGCCACGCCTATTGCTACTTACACGCCCCAGATTGCCAAAGATGGCGTCATCCAAGGGAGCTACATTCAGGGTGGACAAAGTGCGGTGACTGCATTAACCCCTGCTACTTACCAACCCTTGACTCTTGCGGAAACACAATCCAGTAGCTTTCAGGGATGGGGGGCAAATTGGACAGTTTCTCAGACATTTGATACCAACCTAACCAACTTAAAACTGTTTGAGGGAATGTCTAGTGTACCTCAGTCTCTGCTAACGCCCATTTTTAAGAAATTCAATATTACTGGAACATTACTGGGATCTTCAGGGAACAATCCTAATCTTTCATTTTTTGGGGGCGGAATTAGTACAGAAGGACTGTTGCTCAATGCCTCGATGGCAATTCAATTAAATAAAGATGAGCCAGGCAGTAACAATACCTCATCTGGAAATACAGGAAGCAGTCTCAATCCGGCAGGAAACACAACACAACTCTCCCGTAAGCCAGAAATTTCCATCTCCGCCATTGCCGCGACCCTTTATACCTTTGATAAAAGCTTAGGTGAAGACAATCTTTCTTATCCTTTAACAGTGGAAACGGGGAGCGTTGGCCTAACAGTTGGCTTTACATTTCCGTTGCCCATTGAAGGAACACCCATTCTATTTAACTTGTTAGGCAGTGCTGGCCTGGGAATGCAGTGGCAATTATCCCCCAAAGACCCGCAAACCTACGTCTCTCCCGTTGGGGCGGCTTTATCTCCGACAGGGGGGGGGTCTGATACGGTGCTGGCGACGCTATTTAATGTTCCTCCTTTAGGGGCCTTCGCCGCAATTGGCCTGGCGGTGATTTCTGATGTTACAGAAGTGATTGAGTTAATTTTCAGCGACGTTGATCCTGACAGTAATGAAGCCATAGAACTGGAATCCTTGTTGTTTTCGATACCGGTTGCTACAGGCATTGATGGCGGGATTAAAATCCCTTATGTCTTTGAGGCCATCGCCGGGATTCAACTCAGCTTGGTGGGGACGTTTGGCGGCACTCGGGCGGCGGATAATGGTGCATTTCAGTATGACCGTGATTTCAGTCTTGGCTTTCCCATGAATATCACCATTAAACTCTTAGGTTTTCTAGGAGGAACTATTGGAATTTATCCTTATTTTACCTGGGGAGATGATCCCAGTAGTAGTGATTTACTCGCACTTAATCAAGCTAGCACTGATTCTCCCATTGCCATCGTCAAAGGGCCTCTTTTAGAAATTCAAGGGCTACCAATTAATGGAAATCCCACTCCCGATGACTTTGAAGTTGCACTCACGGATCCCCTAGGGCAAGTTACAAAAGTTCCGGTTTTTGGGGTCATCACTCAGGGAGATACAACCCTACTGCGGCTAGAATCTGCGCTTCCCGTAACCACCTTAAATAATGAATCCTTCTCAAATATTACGGTTACTTATCAAAATAATGCTCCGATTCCTGTTATCAATCAATCCTCCAATACTTTTACCTATAATTACAATCCGATTAGCGGCACTAACAGTAACTATCAAGTCACGGAGCAACAGATTTTAGTTGCCTTTAATGCCATATTGAATCCAACTATTACTCCTGCTCTGTCTCGCTTTGATGTCACAGATGTCAATGGAAATTCTATCCTGATTGAGTCCGTTGCCGTGACCCCAAACAGTGTCATCCTAACTCTAGCAGGAACCCCCAGTGGTCTCTATTCCGTAAATTATTCAAGCAACGGCACAGGTAATTTATTGACAACGGCCGATGGTGGGGTAATTACTAGTTTTAATATTGCGAGTAATGCTCCCCCAAGCACTTCTGCACAGGTGAATCGTACCTATAGTAATATCCCTGCTGCCTCGGGAAATACTATCACCACTAATCCTCTGCTTGGTAGCACCGTTGCCCAAGATTACGCTGAGGATAGCCCACCGAATTTAGTTGTAACTGATGCTGGTGTGTTGCTGGCCTGGAGTAGTGATACCCCACCGATTACCCCCATTTCTGCCTTATTATCAGGAACTCAAATTACCCTGACCTTTGCTGACAGCCTCAATAATGACAGCTCTGCCCAGCCTGGGATAAGTCAGTTTCAAGTTCTGATTAACAATCAAGCTACTACGATTCAGGATGTGTTCACGTCAGGAAATAATGTTATTATTACGGTAAATTCAAACACTATTATTGATGCTAACGATACAGTTTCTGTTAGCTACAACATTGATGCTACACCCGGAAATAGCCTTAATAACCTGAATCTTTCTGATGCGACTGATTTTGCTTTTTGGGTGCCGGACTTCACAATGTCTGTGACTCCAGCGAGTAGTCCAACCGAGGCTCCAATGGTGTTAGCGGGAGTGGCGATCTCGAATGTTCTGACGCTGACGTTTGATCAACCCCTAAATCCAACGAATCCCCCTGCACCGAGTCAGTTTAGGGTGACCGTGAACAATGCCAATACAGTGATTGACGTTACGAATGTTGGAGTTGAAAATAACTCTGTTGTATTGAGACTCACTGCACCCATTGGTCAAGGAGATATTATTACAGTGATTTATGGTTTGGGTAGTGGCACATTAGTTAATAGTAATAGCATCCCAGTTTCTCCCTTTACAACTAGCGATATTCTGACCACATTTACCAATCCTGGGACGGTGATTAAGACGCTGTTGGCCACGCCAAGTACCTCAGG contains:
- a CDS encoding SwmB domain-containing protein, with the translated sequence MSLNLTNRLSAITQDSAGTTHVVWLEGTNIWHAVYDPISQTWKDAQAIVNTAGQHIRSLNLIADSGLIIESGTSSGNTSTLIPGLAVVYQEGRENDSNFFHTAAQYNANGNLQWLPSPQALTADQVGDLEPRAVADNGFVTVVGQKVDLVKAQNQAIREDADLYSQAFQIYSNQFPTTPSALATPIATYTPQIAKDGVIQGSYIQGGQSAVTALTPATYQPLTLAETQSSSFQGWGANWTVSQTFDTNLTNLKLFEGMSSVPQSLLTPIFKKFNITGTLLGSSGNNPNLSFFGGGISTEGLLLNASMAIQLNKDEPGSNNTSSGNTGSSLNPAGNTTQLSRKPEISISAIAATLYTFDKSLGEDNLSYPLTVETGSVGLTVGFTFPLPIEGTPILFNLLGSAGLGMQWQLSPKDPQTYVSPVGAALSPTGGGSDTVLATLFNVPPLGAFAAIGLAVISDVTEVIELIFSDVDPDSNEAIELESLLFSIPVATGIDGGIKIPYVFEAIAGIQLSLVGTFGGTRAADNGAFQYDRDFSLGFPMNITIKLLGFLGGTIGIYPYFTWGDDPSSSDLLALNQASTDSPIAIVKGPLLEIQGLPINGNPTPDDFEVALTDPLGQVTKVPVFGVITQGDTTLLRLESALPVTTLNNESFSNITVTYQNNAPIPVINQSSNTFTYNYNPISGTNSNYQVTEQQILVAFNAILNPTITPALSRFDVTDVNGNSILIESVAVTPNSVILTLAGTPSGLYSVNYSSNGTGNLLTTADGGVITSFNIASNAPPSTSAQVNRTYSNIPAASGNTITTNPLLGSTVAQDYAEDSPPNLVVTDAGVLLAWSSDTPPITPISALLSGTQITLTFADSLNNDSSAQPGISQFQVLINNQATTIQDVFTSGNNVIITVNSNTIIDANDTVSVSYNIDATPGNSLNNLNLSDATDFAFWVPDFTMSVTPASSPTEAPMVLAGVAISNVLTLTFDQPLNPTNPPAPSQFRVTVNNANTVIDVTNVGVENNSVVLRLTAPIGQGDIITVIYGLGSGTLVNSNSIPVSPFTTSDILTTFTNPGTVIKTLLATPSTSGVSIADQTSIIGTSGLNYDPVVYFNQATNQVFAAWVNVDSSQIQNQAIPGQEYSNSEMINQALQSSTIYFSVASLDGLGTNSQTIPWSVATPIANQIGQDTNVTLGLGPDGLIMAAWLNTQLNNDTPTTTIYYSTLNSSAGTHPPAWSAPTALLPNINPDPFTPLTIGTINQNPAVFWTESAPASYRQLVLNAAPSVYLRLGERNGTVARNSGQFQAAANGTYSGNFTLGEMGALETTSNTGDPNPAVLFQGGDVTLNQPVPLADQAFTIELWFKLPNLPKESINLISASGLFGLGLEVDLDDASAPPLLTFGLNNLGNGDDAQIQASQTLASDVWYYVFGTYDGSSQTLSLYLNGVLARTVNNVEFDSFPTSATLVLAGNSTANNPVYLDEVAFYPKALTASDVNAADLTSANFQNLTGNQILEIIAGTSQIGNHYAAQYNQPIPPGPNTYYSVWDASSWQLPSQINPTPVIVPTQLASITIPIFDLVSATPAQAHTTITPNGIADVVYQITLSGQQNKIITGISVTSGSQAWGIGTDNTGKTLTGNQLGLLLGDTLLNSLNPDTQSFSHPIQGITEDLFLFVDLGSNTTTSPNPANVTVYFQNNDNPLTRNNISPYLIDAVSMGPGQIVTGTATVTEANDSSLALIDSGFIINSDNPAIGYVLASGFNSDGSLSYVAVGNRGYSDTQGNVITNGTVQILFSGSDILSGSGSLSTINLDGNSNGVLITNILDGGDNQRNLSLSLATGDIDGDGIPDLVIGAPNVGNFAGAVYVIYGSYLTSQKGQTIDVTNLSTTSNGMGFVVNGNAAEDLAGFSVVVGNFDGDAYDDIVFGAPMPKIVTEIGLVRFI